A genomic segment from Mucilaginibacter terrenus encodes:
- the tsaD gene encoding tRNA (adenosine(37)-N6)-threonylcarbamoyltransferase complex transferase subunit TsaD, with amino-acid sequence MPVILAIESSCDETSASVCVNGQILSNVIANQTIHEAYGGVVPELASRVHQQNIVPAVQQALSNAKVSKNDIDAVAFTRGPGLLGSLLVGVSFAKAFALARNLPLIEVNHMQAHILAHFIADKKPSFPFMCLTVSGGHTQIVLVKDYFDMEIIGQTMDDAAGEAMDKTSKILGLPYPGGPLIDKNARNGNPDAYKFPEPQIPGFDFSFSGLKTSILYFIRDNVGKNPNFVQENMNDICASVEKRIATILLNKLKRAALQYNIKELALAGGVSANTGLRLGLQQLCAENGWGCFIPKFEYCTDNAAMIAIAGYYKYLKKDFVGQDVAPMARMIF; translated from the coding sequence GTGCCTGTAATATTAGCTATCGAATCTTCTTGTGATGAAACATCTGCATCTGTTTGCGTGAATGGTCAGATATTGAGCAATGTTATTGCCAATCAAACCATTCACGAAGCTTATGGAGGTGTTGTGCCTGAGCTTGCCTCCAGGGTTCATCAACAAAACATCGTACCCGCAGTACAACAAGCTTTATCTAACGCAAAAGTAAGCAAAAATGATATTGATGCAGTAGCTTTTACGCGTGGCCCTGGCCTTTTAGGTTCATTATTAGTTGGTGTATCATTTGCAAAAGCATTTGCGCTTGCCAGAAACTTGCCGTTAATAGAGGTAAATCACATGCAGGCGCACATTCTGGCACATTTTATTGCGGATAAAAAGCCGTCGTTTCCTTTTATGTGCCTTACCGTTTCGGGTGGGCATACACAGATCGTGCTTGTGAAAGACTACTTTGATATGGAGATAATTGGCCAAACCATGGATGACGCAGCAGGCGAAGCTATGGACAAAACCAGCAAGATACTTGGTTTGCCTTACCCGGGTGGCCCTTTAATAGATAAGAATGCCAGAAATGGTAATCCGGACGCCTACAAATTCCCTGAACCGCAAATACCCGGATTCGATTTTAGCTTCAGCGGGTTAAAGACATCTATACTATACTTTATACGGGATAATGTAGGCAAGAACCCGAACTTTGTACAGGAGAATATGAATGATATTTGCGCCTCGGTAGAGAAGCGCATCGCTACAATCCTTTTGAACAAACTTAAACGCGCGGCATTACAGTACAATATAAAAGAGCTTGCCCTTGCGGGTGGTGTGTCTGCAAACACAGGTTTACGACTAGGATTGCAGCAGTTATGTGCGGAGAACGGTTGGGGTTGCTTTATCCCTAAGTTTGAATACTGTACAGACAACGCAGCTATGATTGCTATTGCGGGGTACTATAAGTACCTAAAAAAAGATTTTGTAGGGCAGGATGTTGCACCAATGGCAAGAATGATATTTTAA